TCTCACTGCACATGGAAACGCACTGTGGAACTAAATAGATGGCTTGTTGTGCCTGAACCAGATCCACAGTCTCTGCTGCTGCACATTCATCTGTCAGGTTGTAAATATATTGTGATGCTTACAGATGTTTTAGGAGAATTTATTGTCGCCTCCTTGAGACTGAGTTAAGATCACACGGGTATTGTCTTGTGTTCCAccttcatttgtttgttttagtttttttttacatggtgTGGGTGTTAGAAATGGGAGGAAAATTATGTTGGTGACTCCTCCCAGAACTAAACGGCTCAAATTGTAAATCGGATGGCAGTGAAACCGAAATATAAAGACAAAACAGCCGTTGTAAATGGAAAGAATACTACTAAATTCACTCATTTTAATTGGCATCAAGAAGAGAGGGGCACCTATGAGGTGTCATCATATTTACGGGTTTCGCCCTTGGATTGTGGCTTCGTTTGGCTTCCACagtatttataaaaaataaataaataaaaaaaaaaaaaacatgttctgGTACTTACACACAACTGTCGTGGGACCTGAACGCAGCATggagccagagcccggagctgaTAAGCTGATGGCAAACTTTGACGCCTGTAAAGCTCCTCTCAAAGGAAACTTTCATTCGTAGCTTTTAGAAAAATCTTAAGGtattagcttagcataaagagtGGAAGTCGCTGGAGACATTCCTAAAACCTCTCTCTGACTTTCTAGAGTCATGCCAACGTTGGCCCACTGAACACGAGGCAAAACACCCAAAGAGGCGGGCAATTTAACAGGTACTGATTGATGATTAAATACTGTGTGAACTTTTCCTGCACTTGGCACAATAACCAGAAATGTTAATTTCTTCAGTTAACATAAGAGGACGTTTTGACTtgtttccacttttattttcaCCTTTTTCCCTGTACGACCTGCTGATGGAATCCTTGTTTTTAGAACAAAGCTTTTTCTGCGGCGTGCCATGATTTGTAAAGGAAATTCAAAGCTGTATTTTTCATTAGAGGTTTTATGAATGTATATCAAGATAAAGCCTTAAATTATAGAATATCTATTCTTGTTCTtatgtatatttttatttttattttttttatttttattttttttttattacaaatgAGAAATAtgtactgtttttctttggttgcCAGGATACATTCATTTAAAGTCTTGACGGGTTATTGTCCATCTCGCCAAAAATCATACTTGACGAACACCATTAAGCACCTGAATACATTTtagtgtttctttctttttttgtttttgttctttatttcgGGGGTGGCTTTGGTATTTTTAAAGATTGAATATTAAATTCATTATTTTCATTGTCTCAACATTCCCattccttttatttttgtttaacccTCAAATGTTTCCAGAATGTCTGTAAATTAAAACAATGTCCGTGTTCGTATGATGAAATAAACTTGGGTTATACTGGAATGTCATGAATTTTTCTTGGTTGGTGCTCGGTCACCGGCCATTGGCTCCTGCGGCGCTCCACCCCTGACAGATAACGTGTGCGTTTCAGCAGCTGGCAAATTGTCGTGCTTGCACTGTAAACCGAATCCCAGGGAGTCTCTGAAGGTGTTGTCGCCTGAAGATATGGAGTTGACGACGGAGTCTGAGAAAGAACCTCTGATTGAGCCTTACTTGGAGCCCCTTACGCGGTACGTGTTAAgtgtttttctcctctttgtaCGCAGATTGTTGTTTATTTGCACGGGTTGGGTTTTTTCTGCCTCCCGTCAGGATGAGTCCTCCAGAGGAAAGGCATTCCCATTCAGAGTTCAGTGAAGGCGCCACCGGTGTGGACTGTCTGCTGCAGCCTGAGTCGCTTTGTGAGGAGACTGAAAGGGATGCGAGACGTGTGGCGAAAAGGAAACTCCTCATCGCCTGCGCCGTCAGCCTCGTGTTCATGACGGGAGAGGTGATTGGTACGTTGAAGGACTGGTGTCCCGCCACAGATGTTGCCGTTTAGACTTTGTACAAACCGTATAAACCTTGTGAGATTCATCTTTTCTTTAGAGAGAAATGCTTTCCTTTCTGAGAGCAGAGATGTGCATAGATCATGTTGATTCGCGGGTGTTCGTGTCCCTCGCAGGTGGATTCGCTGCTCGCAGTCTGGCCATCATGACGGACGCAGCTCATCTCCTGACGGACTTCGGCAGCATTGTGATCAGCATCTTCTCTCTTTTGATCTCATCCAGGCCTCGGACACAGACCATGACCTTTGGATGGCATCGGGCAGGTGGGAATTTCCTTCCATAAACTTTGGTGCATAAACTAATCCCCAGAGTCCAAGAGTAAACGTGTGCGCTTTACTACGAGCATCTCCAAGCTAAGAGTCTCATGGCTGCTCTCTAGAATTCCAGTATAAACtcatttgttttcattctttcgaTTTGTGGGTGTCTTCGTGTTGTGTTCCTGAGTTCTCACAGTATGTAATTGGCCCTTTACTTTCAAGAACTTGTTTTGCACAGAGATTCTGGGCATGTTGCTCTCCATTGTCTCCATCTGGGCTGTGACAGCGGTGCTGGTCTCATCGGCCGTACAGAGGATCACTGACGGGGACTACGATATCGACAGTCGGATCATGCTCATCACCTCTGGTTGTGCGGTGGGCGTCAACATCTTGTGAGTGCGCCCAGCTCACTTTCTCCATTATTTCTGTTATGTGTAGGGATCCGATGCTCTTCTAAAAGTAGTCTGAGCTCTTTCTTCACTCAGGATGGTCCGGATCCTGCATCAGTCTGGCGCCTCGCACGGCCATGGCCACGAAGGACCCAGGAGCCGGCTGCAGAGGGAGAAACGACCTCACGGGCATAGCCACAGCAACGCAAGTGTGAGGGCGGCCTTCATCCACGTGTTGGGAGACCTGCTGCAGAGTGTCGGAGTCCTCGTAGCTGCCACCATCATCCACTTCCGGGTCAGTATCTGCAGCCGTGTGAGTCTGAGATTTCTTGCGGGTCTCTTTAAGTTCTGAGATATTTTAAGCTTTCTTGCAAACGTGCTTCCAAAGTCTGACGGTGTGTTTGAAGCCTGCTGGATCGTGGTTAATCCTACTTTGATAATTCCTCCAGTGACGACATGACATTCGCATCCAGAATCTGCTAATGTTTAGTGGGAACATTTCCCACCACACAACCCCAAATCAGATTTCTACCAGTCCACACTTTTGACTGCTGAAGGGTTACTTTTGATGATTGTGGCCAAATTTAAAGCTTAATTTGGCTTTCATCACACTTCTTTCCCATCACGTCTGCACAGCGGTGCACTGCACCACCAATACTGGCTCAGATCATGCAAAGCAACTAAATGCACCTCCACAGCTGTTACTGTTCCCCTGCAAGCGCTCAATGAGAGCCAAGAGCAGGAAAGCACCACCTGGATTATCGTTGTTTTAGGAGCCGAGCAAGAACGGTTAAGTCTGCTCAGCTTCAGTGTGTAATGTTAAAAACCGCTAACTTTAAAGCCTTAAAAGGTTTAATGGTGTAGCCAAAGTATGTCTCCTTTATGAATAAGTGCCCTTTCCTTGCCTTGTCTACATGCAGTAGCCTAACGTTTTAGTTAGGTCCCACTACTGCTTTGTACTTTTCATGGGTGTTGTTGACAATGTGGAAAAATACAGATTAAAACCAGCCTAAAAACTAGCAAGGCAAAGACGCACGATTAAAGAATGTGGAAGAAACTACAGACGAACATTGACCAGGACTTTGTAGTATAAAGTCACACTCCACGCTGTGGTTTATTTCCACTTTGAGtcatatttgatatattttcttCCTCACAGCCTGAATTTAAAGCGGCAGATCCCATCTGCACGTT
This region of Odontesthes bonariensis isolate fOdoBon6 chromosome 17, fOdoBon6.hap1, whole genome shotgun sequence genomic DNA includes:
- the LOC142366100 gene encoding proton-coupled zinc antiporter SLC30A2-like; this translates as MTDAAHLLTDFGSIVISIFSLLISSRPRTQTMTFGWHRAEILGMLLSIVSIWAVTAVLVSSAVQRITDGDYDIDSRIMLITSGCAVGVNILMVRILHQSGASHGHGHEGPRSRLQREKRPHGHSHSNASVRAAFIHVLGDLLQSVGVLVAATIIHFRPEFKAADPICTFLFSVLVIGTTVPVTKDIFRILMEGAPRGVSSGAVRELLLSVGEVAAVNNLHMWSLNMNHSLLSAHITIDEGADAQVILRKATERLRSEFGFTSVTIQVAYCKTSAAR